Below is a genomic region from Miscanthus floridulus cultivar M001 chromosome 1, ASM1932011v1, whole genome shotgun sequence.
AAGTATGTGTTTACTCTTTGTGATTTCCTTCATTATTTTAAAACTTTCTGGATTCTTTTCTGGCAGTTAACTTCCTAATGGGAATGATTTCTTGTTTATTTTTTAGGACAAGTCCGTCATGTGAATCTCGAAAATTATTTGAGTTCAAGAATATCCGGCCTGAGTAACTATTCAAATGGGCATAAGAATGGTGATTCAAAGTTCCGTCTGTTGTTAGCACTTTGTAATGCCATGAGATCACTTCACAAGTATGTGTCTTCCTAACAGTCATACTGTTGCTGCTAAAGAAATAAGGAGTGATGTTTGGATGTGGAATATTATTTGTACTATTCAATCTATGACTTCCAGTACTCTAGCAACTTTAGTTGAACTGTTTGCCTGTTCATAGGTTTTTGACACATAGCTCTCAGGACCTGTTTGGAAAGATTGTTTTAGGATCCAAATAATTAGGTGTTTAGTTGAAATTTTAATTAAAATAGAAAAAGTTGTAGAGCATTCCCTTTCTTCTGAAGGGGCCGTAAGTTAGGATTTTTTACCTGCAGAGTGTAGTTGCAAATTCTGTGGTGTATGATTGCAAATGCTTTAGTTGTCCAAAATGATTGCAAATTTTGTCCATGCACCCACCACATCTATTGTTAATGTGTTATGCCCTATCTATTATTACTTGATTGTAATTCAACTTGTCAGTTGTGTGTTGTAATGGTTAGCTCTTTGTATTTGTCATCCTTTATTTAGCAATTTGCCATCATTTGGTGTAATAATGTTAATTCACGAATTGGATCCAGGCGGGAATTCAAAGATCAGCATGTGGAGTGGATAAACTCAGTTAAGCCTGCTGTGGATGCTGGCATAGTCAATGATTTGTCTGAGGATGGTGATTCAGATATTGATGGCTGCCAAGATGTGAGGAAAGAAGCACGCTCTGCTCTAAGTGAACTTCTTAAGGTACTGGGACATTGATTTCAGAATGAACTATTGTTTATTTGTTTAGTCGCAAGCTCATGATAGCGGTTGCTAACAATATTACTAAATGTTTTTTATTGCTTAGCAAGCACAGTTTTATGATCGTTACTGGTAGTTTTACTGGATAGGTATCATTTGAAAACCTTGGCATGGATGATATGTCTGGATTACCACCATAGGGAACAAAACCTGTTTTATAGGTTTTTGCATATGCCATTGGAAACTTTGTATCATATGTTTCACATGTGTATAAATGGCAAATTTGGCCTGGCAAGTTATtatctctctcccccccccccccccccctccccacccccaaccccaaacaaaaaaaaacctaAGCTTTAATGGTTTATCAGAAACACTGTGTGATCAAATTCTATAATGTTTGTTTTTGTTTGAGAACAATTCTGTTCTTTGTTATCCCTTCACAGTTGAATCTGATACATTCCATGTTTTTTTCTTACTAATAAGAATGTACAATTAACCACTTGAAGGAACATTGTAGAAAGTACTTTTGGTGAAATTTTCTTGGTGTGATGTTTCAGCTAAGTGTAATACTGTAATGTCTCCCAGTGTGTGCAACAACTGAGTTTACTTTTTGTGGAAAAAGAATCCTTTGTAATTTTTTTCCTGCTTGATCTTTGTAATGGATTGTTTTTTTCCTTTCTCATGCACTTTTgccaatactgtttgtgttctaTGATCCATCGTTTTTCTGTATATATATGGAAAAATGGTACCACTGAATGTGCTGTTGTCATCTTAGTATTTAATAGTGTAGTACTAATGCCTTATTTTCTGATGATGTGCTAATCCACAGGATGATGGGATTCTGGTGATTCCAACTGCTTTGGGGTGCCCCCCAAAGCTTAACGCTAAGGAACTCTCATCTGAAAGCTACAATTCTCAGACACTATGCCTTTTGTCTTTAGCAAGCATGTCAGGGTGTTGCCAGGTACAGTATTTCTGTAGACCATCTTTCACTGATAATTTGGGTTTACTAGCACATAAACTATATGAACCTGTTTTTCCTTCTCTTCCAATGATCTGCTGAACTTTCTTTTTCGTTATGAGGTTGCAAGCTTGCAATCATTTGTCCCAATTGGGATTTTGAACAGGACACTGAACATTAGTCCTAAATTCTAACAAGTAATAAATATAACAACTACTATCATGGACATAAACTCATGAAATGCATGTCATATGGTAAGCATAACAGCTTGTAGAGTGTCTGAAGTTTGTAGTTAAGCACTGTTGAGCCAATGAAGAGTCCTAGAGTGACGATCAGTTGACCTTTACACAGCATGAGTTAAGCTACCAGAATAATTAAGTTTATTGAGATCTTCTAGAGAAAAGAATCACTGTAGCCTATAGGGTAGTGCAAACTTTATTCGGAGTGAAATAGAATCTTTGCAAAAGTTGTTCCAAAGTGTAGCAGATTACTCAGACTCTAACAACAGAATTAAACAATGTTTGGAAACAAGGGAAGGGGACAGAGGATTTATTACATGGGCTCAATCAGTAGCACAATGCCAGACCTGAAagttctttattttttttttcaaatactttGAGTATATGTAGCCACTACTTTAACTTGTGTAAATGAAGCCCACTACTTTTAAGATTTAGGTCTGAACCCTGGTGTGAATATATGTAGTCATTGGAATAGATAACATGCCTTTATTTTTTTTAGTTGATAGTGCCATGTCATACACTGACACTTGTTATGGAATAAATATGCTACTAGAATTTGGGCGAGAATGTTTGGTGAGTGTATGGATCGTTGGGTCTGAATAAAGATGACGAGTTTCACTGTCGTTCCTAGCTTTAGGTGCATAGCGTGTGTGCTTACTTTTCCAGTAAGCACTCTTTAGATCTGTACTAATGCTCAGCTGTTTGATGACCATTTCAGGTTTCTATTCCTTTGGGTACACATGATAAGTGTCCCATTTCAGTTTCATTGATTGCTAGGCATGGTGGTGATCGGTTTTTGTTGGACACCACTCAAACCATGTATCCGACCATCCAAGAGCAAGTGGAAATACTAGTGAAATCTAGCGTTTCAAGTAAACAGGCGATGAATGAAGAAGCAGCTGAAGCTGCTAAAGAGAAAGTTAGTTTTTCTTATTGCACATTCTTGTAGGATGTAAAATTTTCTAACTCGTGCAAATCCTCTAGTAGCACTTTGGCTTAACAGCAATAAAACAATGTTCACTTAGAAGAACCTTATGGCATCAAATAAAGTTAATTTTTCTTATTGTGCATTCAATGTATCAAAGAACAACCTGATGGTAGTTCACTTAAGATACATAGTCCTACTGGGCCAACAGTCTTGGGCATACTTATTTCTCATATATGCCCTGCTCAATCAAGTATTACCACTTAGTAACACTATGTTGCAATGCGAACCAAATCTTTCTTGGAGGATTAGTATGTTAACATTGTTCTTACTAGTTTTCTTTTTACCATTTGCTTCTCGACAGGGTAATGCTGCATTTAAGGAAAAGCAATGGCAGAAGGCAGTAAATTTCTATACTGAAGCAATAAAGTTAAATGGAAAAGTGGCTACATACTACAGCAACAGAGCTGCTGCCTTTCTAGAATTAACTAGGTATGGTTTCCCCCTATCTAGCatcttttttcttaaaaaatttAATGATTTGACATAAGTGTTTTTTCAACACTTGTTGCTTGATGGTTCCTTTCAGCTACCGTCAGGCTGAGGCAGATTGCACAAGTGCCATCGACCTTGATCCAAAGGTTAGGCCCTGCTTTTTTGTATTTTGGGCTTTTGCATTTTATTACAGAGCAATGTGCAATGGATGTTATTCTAATGTATTCAGTACATGTGAAATTAGAATGGAACCTATGATGTTGCAATTTGTATTAAAACTTCCATATGGATGTGCAGGGAAACATCCCAATGATTTTGTACTGTACTTATCATTAGTAGACTTCTTTGTTCGAATTTTTATACATTGGACACATTTGATTTTGGTTGATGTTTCGATAGGTACTGCAATTTTTCCCGAAATAATCGGTTTGCTATTTGCTATATATTCTAACTTCAATCCATTTGTCGTTGATAGAGCGTGAAAGCTTATTTACGGAGAGGCACTGCAAGGGAGATGCTAGGTTATTATAAGGACGCCGTTGATGGTCAGTCTTGCCTTTTCCCCCTCTAGTTAATACCATATGCAAGGAATTGTCTGTTTTGTTTGACAACCAATGAACTTGATTTGATTGTGACCATGTCTTATCTGCAGATTTCAACCATGCCCTTGTTCTAGAACCAATGAACAAGACGGCTGGTGTTGCCATTAACAGGTTAAAGAAGTTGTTTCCGTAAATATGAAGTTGATTTGTTTCTGCATGAAGATGTGGTGACCTCAGATTTTGTGCACACAAGTTGTGCGTGTCCGGGGGGTGGGATTGAAGTATCTGAGTTCAACCGACAGATGCTCTACGCTTTCACAAGGTACCTAATGATCACAGCTTGAGCTA
It encodes:
- the LOC136449706 gene encoding outer envelope protein 64, chloroplastic-like isoform X1, giving the protein MASSGAAANLWVLFGLGIAGVFLAARRLRRPARPDHGAFIARLELLPPLQPPPPQAPHPLTGLCFAIADALHVSDYITSFGSLGWAKTHDAEVQTSPVVSALVDGGAICVGKTVIDEMAYSIHGENKYFDTPTNPAAPDRVPGGCSSGSAVAVAGGMVDFALGIDSIGGVRVPGAYCGVLAFRPSHAVVSSSGVIPVAPSLDTIGWFARDPSVLHRVGHLLLRLPYAGIRQPRNFYIADDCFELSKIPARRLTQVVTKSAEKLFGRQVRHVNLENYLSSRISGLSNYSNGHKNGDSKFRLLLALCNAMRSLHKREFKDQHVEWINSVKPAVDAGIVNDLSEDGDSDIDGCQDVRKEARSALSELLKDDGILVIPTALGCPPKLNAKELSSESYNSQTLCLLSLASMSGCCQVSIPLGTHDKCPISVSLIARHGGDRFLLDTTQTMYPTIQEQVEILVKSSVSSKQAMNEEAAEAAKEKGNAAFKEKQWQKAVNFYTEAIKLNGKVATYYSNRAAAFLELTSYRQAEADCTSAIDLDPKSVKAYLRRGTAREMLGYYKDAVDDFNHALVLEPMNKTAGVAINRLKKLFP
- the LOC136449706 gene encoding outer envelope protein 64, chloroplastic-like isoform X2, whose translation is MASSGAAANLWVLFGLGIAGVFLAARRLRRPARPDHGAFIARLELLPPLQPPPPQAPHPLTGLCFAIADALGWAKTHDAEVQTSPVVSALVDGGAICVGKTVIDEMAYSIHGENKYFDTPTNPAAPDRVPGGCSSGSAVAVAGGMVDFALGIDSIGGVRVPGAYCGVLAFRPSHAVVSSSGVIPVAPSLDTIGWFARDPSVLHRVGHLLLRLPYAGIRQPRNFYIADDCFELSKIPARRLTQVVTKSAEKLFGRQVRHVNLENYLSSRISGLSNYSNGHKNGDSKFRLLLALCNAMRSLHKREFKDQHVEWINSVKPAVDAGIVNDLSEDGDSDIDGCQDVRKEARSALSELLKDDGILVIPTALGCPPKLNAKELSSESYNSQTLCLLSLASMSGCCQVSIPLGTHDKCPISVSLIARHGGDRFLLDTTQTMYPTIQEQVEILVKSSVSSKQAMNEEAAEAAKEKGNAAFKEKQWQKAVNFYTEAIKLNGKVATYYSNRAAAFLELTSYRQAEADCTSAIDLDPKSVKAYLRRGTAREMLGYYKDAVDDFNHALVLEPMNKTAGVAINRLKKLFP